The Rhodohalobacter sp. SW132 genome includes a region encoding these proteins:
- a CDS encoding type II toxin-antitoxin system RelE/ParE family toxin, translated as MKKVIILEEAARDLEEAFDFYENQETGAGNYFTSNILLDIEKLTTTSGIHPSEFGFLRKLSQKFPFAIYYRTNQTSVKIYAILDLRKNPSWVRDELKDR; from the coding sequence ATGAAAAAAGTCATCATTCTTGAGGAAGCAGCCCGGGATTTGGAAGAGGCTTTTGACTTTTACGAAAATCAGGAAACTGGTGCGGGTAATTATTTTACTTCAAATATTCTACTCGATATTGAAAAGCTTACCACGACATCCGGTATTCACCCATCAGAATTTGGATTTTTAAGAAAACTTTCTCAAAAATTTCCGTTCGCGATTTACTATAGAACAAATCAGACTTCTGTAAAGATCTATGCTATTCTGGACCTTCGAAAAAATCCAAGTTGGGTAAGAGATGAACTTAAGGATAGATAA
- a CDS encoding phosphoheptose isomerase, producing the protein MINIPQDFSEKDVFSTVEQFIEGKGFTIVDKDSERPWGGFLVIEEGRAESFIQTFFPGLSVEDFKGFDKLSPKILLVAPGKRLSWQYHHRRAEIWRVIGGEAGVVVSDTDEQTPVKKLELGESVSLQQGERHRLVGLEQWGVLAEIWKHTDPENPSDEEDIVRVEDDFGR; encoded by the coding sequence ATGATCAACATCCCGCAAGACTTTTCCGAAAAAGACGTATTCAGTACCGTTGAGCAATTTATTGAAGGCAAAGGCTTTACAATCGTTGACAAAGACAGCGAACGCCCCTGGGGCGGTTTCCTGGTGATCGAAGAGGGGCGGGCTGAATCGTTTATTCAGACGTTTTTTCCAGGGCTGAGCGTAGAAGATTTTAAGGGATTTGATAAACTAAGCCCGAAAATTCTGCTGGTGGCACCCGGAAAGCGGCTGTCGTGGCAGTACCATCACCGGCGTGCGGAAATCTGGCGGGTGATTGGCGGAGAGGCCGGTGTGGTTGTGAGTGATACGGATGAACAAACCCCGGTTAAAAAGCTTGAACTGGGAGAGTCCGTCAGCCTGCAGCAGGGCGAACGCCATCGTTTAGTAGGGCTAGAACAATGGGGCGTACTGGCTGAAATCTGGAAACATACCGATCCGGAAAATCCATCCGATGAAGAGGATATCGTGCGGGTAGAAGATGATTTTGGGCGGTAA
- a CDS encoding glycoside hydrolase family 9 protein, translating into MKKWILLFCTILWAATAIAQEDIRLNQVGFYPDGEKVAIILSDQAVSFAVIEDESGVVVFEGESSSPDTWSYSEETVVVADFSSLASPGTYRVSVEGLDDSWPFQVSDNVHLPVAAAAVKYYYFNRASTALEEEFAGPWARPMGHPDEEIIVHSSAATDERPEGYTFSSPKGWYDAGDFNKYIVNSGISTYTMMAAYEHFPEYYDLLTLNIPESGSGQPDLLDEIRWNLDWMITMQDPNDGGVYHKLTTKNFSGQVMPHQASANRYVVMKSTAATLNFAAVMAVASRVYQPYDPEFSAEALEAAEYAWQWANENPNVIYQQPNDIYTGEYGDNNLGDEFDWAAAELYITTGDDAYWDAFDESQTYVGFPSWQYVRPLAWISLAHHLEDLTNAANPEIITGRITHQAGQLRSEYESSAYRISMGQESWHFLWGSNAMALNHSVLLIQAYRLTMDESYLDAAQSNLDYILGRNATGYSFVTGYGSRTPMDPHHRQSSADNNTDPVPGMVVGGPHDGQQDNCSYPSNLPAKSYLDSWCSYSTNEVAINWNAALTYVSGGVDYYRSGAVETSNEEKPISERPVSVELSQNFPNPFNPTTIINYQLPQSSQVRLEVFDITGRQVAILVDGTQSAGTHSAEFDASNLASGVYLYRITVNQQVQVRMMTLVK; encoded by the coding sequence ATGAAAAAATGGATACTACTTTTTTGCACGATACTTTGGGCCGCAACCGCTATCGCCCAGGAAGACATCAGACTAAACCAGGTTGGTTTTTATCCGGATGGGGAAAAGGTTGCAATCATTCTTTCAGATCAGGCCGTTTCGTTTGCTGTGATTGAGGATGAATCGGGTGTGGTGGTTTTTGAGGGTGAATCATCCTCACCCGATACTTGGTCCTACTCGGAAGAGACAGTTGTGGTGGCCGATTTCAGTTCGCTTGCGAGTCCGGGCACGTACCGTGTGTCAGTAGAGGGACTCGATGATTCCTGGCCGTTTCAGGTTTCTGATAATGTTCACCTGCCGGTTGCGGCGGCAGCAGTGAAATACTACTACTTTAACCGGGCATCCACGGCGCTGGAAGAGGAATTTGCCGGTCCGTGGGCGCGGCCGATGGGTCACCCGGATGAGGAGATTATTGTGCACTCTTCGGCTGCAACGGATGAACGCCCGGAAGGGTACACGTTTTCATCTCCAAAGGGATGGTATGATGCGGGCGATTTTAACAAATATATCGTCAATTCCGGCATCAGTACATACACGATGATGGCGGCCTATGAACATTTTCCTGAGTATTATGATCTGCTGACGCTCAACATTCCGGAGTCCGGCAGCGGGCAGCCCGACCTGCTGGATGAGATCCGCTGGAATCTCGACTGGATGATCACCATGCAGGATCCGAACGACGGCGGTGTATATCACAAACTGACGACCAAAAACTTTTCTGGGCAAGTGATGCCGCACCAGGCGAGTGCCAACCGCTATGTGGTGATGAAATCGACCGCTGCCACGCTCAATTTTGCTGCCGTGATGGCGGTGGCTTCAAGGGTGTATCAGCCGTATGACCCGGAATTTTCTGCGGAAGCACTCGAAGCTGCAGAATATGCGTGGCAGTGGGCAAATGAGAATCCGAACGTGATCTATCAGCAGCCGAATGACATCTACACCGGTGAATATGGTGACAATAACCTGGGTGATGAGTTCGACTGGGCGGCTGCAGAGCTCTACATCACAACCGGGGATGATGCCTACTGGGATGCATTTGATGAATCCCAAACGTATGTGGGATTTCCCTCATGGCAGTATGTGCGCCCGCTTGCCTGGATTTCACTGGCTCACCATCTGGAGGACCTGACCAATGCGGCCAACCCGGAAATCATAACCGGACGGATTACGCACCAGGCCGGCCAGTTGAGAAGCGAATATGAATCGTCAGCTTACCGAATAAGCATGGGCCAGGAATCGTGGCATTTTTTATGGGGAAGCAACGCGATGGCGCTGAATCACTCCGTTCTGCTGATCCAGGCGTACAGACTTACGATGGATGAATCTTATCTCGATGCAGCACAGTCTAATCTGGATTACATCCTGGGCCGGAACGCGACCGGGTACTCTTTTGTAACGGGATACGGAAGCCGAACACCTATGGACCCGCATCACCGGCAATCGTCCGCCGATAACAACACCGATCCGGTACCGGGAATGGTGGTGGGCGGCCCGCACGACGGCCAGCAGGATAATTGCAGCTATCCATCAAACTTGCCGGCAAAGTCTTACCTCGATTCATGGTGCAGCTACTCCACCAACGAAGTGGCGATCAACTGGAATGCGGCCCTGACATATGTAAGCGGTGGGGTGGATTATTATCGGTCCGGCGCCGTGGAAACAAGCAATGAAGAGAAACCGATTTCGGAACGACCTGTTTCAGTAGAGTTGTCACAGAATTTTCCGAATCCATTTAATCCAACAACCATTATAAACTACCAGCTGCCACAAAGCAGCCAGGTGCGTCTTGAAGTCTTTGACATCACCGGTCGTCAGGTGGCAATATTGGTAGATGGTACTCAATCGGCCGGTACACACAGCGCGGAGTTTGATGCATCGAACCTGGCAAGCGGGGTTTACTTGTACAGGATTACCGTAAATCAACAGGTGCAGGTTCGGATGATGACGCTGGTTAAGTGA
- a CDS encoding AGE family epimerase/isomerase, with product MKPNSSNHTKVEQLRTEMASELQNEILPFWIKNAVDPEFGGFIGRLDNSGHLYKEADKAVILNARLLWTFSAAYRVMNDEHYLELATRSFHYLENHFYDSEFRGFYWSVDFKGTPVDTKKHAYAQAFAIYAYSEYFRASNKDLALKRAVETFEVLEEHGFDPENGGYTEAFDRQWNELEDARLGDGDADEKRSMNTHLHIMEAYTNLYRVWPDSGLESRLKLLVNHMLEIIYDPEIHHFIGFFTDRWKAKSKTYSYGHDIEAAWLLIDAAETLGDDKLIERTRDEAWKIGRATLDEGVDRSNGGMYYTGNGGRQKDRDFHWWVQAEAIVGFLYIHELTGEDDYLDAAAGLWQFIQDHIRDKKNGEWFFRVSADGVPYEKEDKIGPWKCPYHNTRACLVLMERFTPAHMDSVDVEVRKVKSEK from the coding sequence ATGAAACCAAATTCTTCGAATCATACCAAGGTGGAGCAGTTACGCACCGAAATGGCAAGCGAACTTCAGAATGAAATTTTACCCTTCTGGATTAAAAATGCGGTCGATCCGGAGTTCGGTGGTTTTATCGGGCGATTGGATAATTCAGGCCATCTGTACAAAGAGGCGGATAAAGCGGTCATTTTAAACGCCCGGCTGTTATGGACGTTTTCTGCCGCCTACAGGGTGATGAACGATGAGCACTACCTGGAGCTGGCAACGCGGTCGTTTCACTACCTGGAAAATCACTTTTATGATTCTGAATTCCGCGGGTTCTACTGGTCGGTCGACTTTAAAGGAACGCCGGTCGACACGAAAAAACACGCCTATGCCCAGGCTTTTGCTATCTATGCTTATAGTGAATATTTCCGTGCATCCAACAAGGATTTGGCGCTGAAACGTGCGGTTGAAACATTTGAGGTTTTGGAAGAGCACGGATTTGATCCTGAAAATGGCGGATATACGGAAGCTTTTGACAGGCAGTGGAATGAACTGGAGGATGCACGTCTCGGCGATGGAGATGCGGATGAGAAACGAAGCATGAATACGCATCTCCATATCATGGAAGCCTATACAAACCTTTACAGAGTTTGGCCGGACAGCGGGCTTGAAAGCAGGTTAAAGCTCCTGGTAAATCACATGCTGGAGATCATATACGACCCGGAGATTCATCACTTTATCGGCTTTTTTACAGACCGGTGGAAAGCAAAATCCAAAACCTATTCCTACGGCCACGATATCGAAGCAGCCTGGTTGTTAATTGATGCCGCTGAAACCCTCGGGGATGATAAACTCATTGAGCGAACGCGTGATGAAGCCTGGAAAATAGGCCGCGCCACACTCGATGAGGGAGTGGACCGATCGAATGGCGGCATGTACTACACCGGGAATGGAGGCAGACAAAAAGATCGAGATTTTCACTGGTGGGTGCAGGCTGAAGCTATAGTCGGATTTTTGTATATCCATGAGCTCACGGGTGAAGACGATTACCTGGATGCCGCTGCCGGGCTTTGGCAGTTTATCCAGGATCATATCAGGGATAAAAAAAATGGAGAATGGTTCTTTCGTGTGAGTGCAGACGGAGTTCCGTACGAAAAAGAAGACAAAATCGGCCCCTGGAAATGTCCCTATCACAACACAAGAGCCTGCCTGGTTTTAATGGAACGGTTCACGCCGGCTCATATGGATTCAGTTGATGTGGAAGTGAGAAAAGTGAAAAGTGAAAAGTGA
- a CDS encoding glycosidase encodes MNKISGDGRGWVDRYKHPVLTARHTPLEWRFDLNRESNPFLMERLGINAVFNPGAIKWEGKYLMVARVEGYDRKSFFAIAESETGIDGFRFWDEPLVMPETDRPDINVYDMRLTKHEDGWIYGVFCTERKDPNAPEYDTSAAEAQAGIARTKDLKTWERLPDFKSPSPQQRNVVLHPEFIDGKYGFYTRPQDGFISAGSGGGIGWALVDDIENPVAEKEEVIETREYHTIKEVKNGQGPPPIKTDKGWLHLAHGVRNTAAGLRYVLYMFVTDLEKPWKVIHQPGGYFMAPKGEERIGDVSNVLFCSGWIRDDDDKVFIYYASSDTRCHVATTTIDRLLNYCLNTPEDRLRSAASVEDRLKLIQKNRGV; translated from the coding sequence ATGAACAAAATCTCCGGAGATGGCCGGGGATGGGTCGATCGGTATAAACATCCGGTTCTGACTGCCCGGCATACGCCGCTCGAGTGGAGGTTTGATCTGAACCGTGAATCCAATCCGTTTTTGATGGAGAGGCTTGGAATTAACGCAGTTTTTAATCCCGGCGCGATAAAATGGGAAGGAAAATATTTGATGGTTGCCCGTGTGGAAGGGTACGACCGGAAATCATTCTTTGCCATCGCAGAGAGTGAAACGGGGATTGATGGATTCAGGTTTTGGGACGAACCGCTTGTGATGCCGGAAACCGATCGCCCCGATATAAATGTGTACGACATGCGTCTGACAAAACATGAGGATGGATGGATTTACGGCGTGTTCTGCACGGAACGAAAAGATCCTAATGCCCCCGAATACGATACATCGGCCGCTGAAGCGCAGGCGGGAATTGCGCGAACGAAAGACCTCAAAACCTGGGAGCGGCTGCCCGATTTCAAATCCCCGTCACCCCAGCAGCGAAATGTGGTACTGCACCCGGAGTTTATTGACGGAAAATACGGTTTCTATACGCGACCGCAGGATGGATTTATCAGTGCAGGATCCGGCGGCGGGATTGGCTGGGCGCTGGTGGATGATATCGAAAACCCGGTAGCCGAAAAGGAAGAGGTGATTGAAACCCGCGAATATCACACCATCAAAGAGGTGAAAAACGGACAGGGACCTCCGCCGATCAAAACAGACAAAGGATGGCTGCACCTGGCGCACGGGGTTCGAAATACGGCAGCCGGGTTGCGCTATGTGCTTTACATGTTTGTGACAGACCTGGAAAAACCGTGGAAAGTGATCCATCAGCCTGGCGGATATTTTATGGCGCCCAAAGGAGAGGAGCGAATTGGTGATGTATCAAACGTACTGTTCTGCAGCGGCTGGATTCGGGATGATGACGATAAAGTTTTTATTTACTACGCCTCATCAGACACCCGCTGCCATGTGGCAACAACAACGATCGACAGACTTCTAAACTACTGCCTTAATACGCCTGAAGACCGGCTGCGATCTGCAGCTTCCGTGGAGGACAGACTGAAACTGATCCAAAAAAACAGGGGAGTTTGA
- a CDS encoding sodium:solute symporter family protein, producing the protein MSLHFIDLLIIGLYLVATVFIGFWISHLAGKNIQNYFLGGNKIKWYYLGLSNASGMFDISGTMWMVYLLFIYGLNSIWIPWLWPVFNQIFMMVFLSIWLRRSGVMTGAEWIKFRFGESRGAHLSHIIVVVFALFNVIGFIAYGFIGIGKFAAAFLPYELSADPQNNVYYYGLIITAITTLYVVKGGMFSVVFTEVLQFVIMTIACVWVGIIAMQAVSPEMLEAVIPDGWKNPFFGWELDLDWTGIMETANLKIAEDGWNLFTIFFMMMLFKGWLQSAAGPAPNYDMQRVLSAESPKDAAKMSGLVSLVLLIPRYMLITGLTILALVFFSDQLNLMGENVDFELVLPFAMANFIPMGLLGLLIAALFAAFMSTYAATVNAAPAYIVNDIYKRYFNPDADEKTYVYWSYGTSILVVIVGTAFGFMVGTINDLIQWIVAALYGGYTASNLLKWYWWRFNSYGYFWGMLGGIIAAMIIPAIFSDVTPLYTFPYIFLISVVGCIWGTLATPPDDEEVLKNFYLKVRPWGFWGPIHEKVAAEYEGIERNKDFKRDMVNVVVGIIWQTALTATGIFLVIQEYTYFMMCVAVVLASMAFLKTNWYDNLEDYPDEHAKNAESLIDTETGSSGSDLDHFAGSSEIKNN; encoded by the coding sequence ATGAGTTTACACTTTATTGACCTGCTGATCATCGGGCTCTACCTTGTAGCAACTGTTTTCATAGGCTTTTGGATCTCACATCTCGCAGGAAAAAACATCCAGAACTACTTTTTGGGCGGAAACAAGATCAAATGGTACTACCTCGGTCTGTCAAACGCCTCCGGTATGTTCGATATCAGCGGTACCATGTGGATGGTATACCTGCTTTTTATCTACGGACTGAACAGCATCTGGATTCCCTGGCTCTGGCCGGTGTTCAACCAGATTTTTATGATGGTTTTCCTGTCGATCTGGCTGAGGCGTTCCGGGGTGATGACCGGCGCCGAATGGATCAAGTTCCGGTTTGGCGAAAGTCGCGGAGCCCACCTTTCGCATATCATTGTGGTTGTTTTTGCACTCTTTAATGTGATTGGATTTATCGCCTACGGATTTATCGGAATTGGTAAGTTCGCGGCGGCTTTCCTGCCGTATGAATTGTCGGCTGATCCCCAGAACAATGTGTACTACTACGGCTTGATCATTACCGCCATCACCACGCTTTATGTGGTGAAAGGAGGGATGTTCAGCGTGGTATTCACCGAAGTACTGCAGTTTGTGATTATGACGATTGCCTGTGTCTGGGTTGGAATTATCGCTATGCAAGCGGTCTCTCCGGAGATGCTTGAAGCGGTTATCCCAGATGGGTGGAAAAACCCGTTTTTTGGATGGGAACTTGATCTCGACTGGACCGGAATTATGGAAACCGCCAATCTGAAAATCGCCGAGGATGGGTGGAATCTGTTCACCATCTTTTTCATGATGATGCTCTTTAAAGGATGGCTTCAGTCGGCAGCGGGGCCGGCGCCAAATTATGATATGCAGCGTGTGCTATCGGCTGAATCTCCTAAAGATGCGGCAAAAATGAGCGGCCTTGTAAGTCTTGTTCTTCTTATTCCCCGCTATATGCTAATTACGGGATTAACCATCCTCGCACTGGTTTTCTTCAGCGATCAGCTAAACCTCATGGGCGAAAATGTAGACTTTGAACTTGTGCTGCCCTTTGCCATGGCCAATTTTATTCCGATGGGCCTGCTTGGCCTGCTGATTGCAGCACTCTTTGCCGCATTTATGAGCACCTATGCAGCAACTGTCAATGCAGCACCAGCATACATCGTAAACGATATCTATAAGCGATACTTCAACCCGGACGCGGATGAAAAAACATACGTCTACTGGAGTTACGGAACATCGATCCTTGTTGTGATTGTGGGAACGGCATTTGGTTTTATGGTGGGAACCATCAACGACCTGATTCAATGGATCGTTGCGGCACTCTATGGCGGCTATACCGCATCAAACCTGCTGAAATGGTACTGGTGGAGGTTTAACAGCTACGGTTATTTCTGGGGCATGCTGGGCGGGATTATTGCGGCGATGATCATTCCAGCCATTTTCTCAGATGTTACCCCGCTCTACACATTTCCGTATATCTTCCTGATTTCGGTTGTCGGATGTATCTGGGGAACGCTGGCCACTCCTCCGGACGATGAAGAGGTATTGAAGAATTTCTATCTAAAAGTTCGTCCCTGGGGATTCTGGGGCCCGATTCATGAGAAAGTAGCGGCAGAATATGAAGGCATCGAGCGGAACAAAGATTTTAAGCGCGACATGGTAAACGTAGTAGTAGGAATAATCTGGCAAACCGCCCTCACCGCCACCGGAATATTCCTGGTGATTCAGGAGTACACCTACTTTATGATGTGTGTTGCCGTGGTGCTCGCGTCTATGGCATTTTTGAAAACCAACTGGTACGATAATCTCGAAGATTATCCCGACGAACATGCAAAGAATGCAGAAAGCCTGATCGATACAGAAACCGGAAGCAGTGGCAGTGATTTGGATCATTTCGCCGGTTCATCAGAAATAAAAAATAATTGA
- a CDS encoding T9SS type A sorting domain-containing protein, with amino-acid sequence MIHKYNILLLILGAILLLPLKTFAQEAYTECPTDEAECLVEWYEGDDFEPISNALRNTIANDTDRPDDRVYVLRSGGMYFVVDEILNEDFHLHIRGQREDEVDTYFGPAKIQLETDAEGNTAGRLFTTTGDVTFENLWITGQHDAGGTGNYLPIRITGNGSRVVVDNCVFERSDFSLFGFDSSDNKVYITNSLFRNHINRSQQWEGRGLRFENGADSLIVENNTFMNLGMTVLQSEAAPINYVSFVHNTVMNVGRMFNAGNFFIESYIANNLHINHYWHGEGDADGINNDPPTRDFPYTGYINVEPLGPGAGVTDAGRRIVYSHNAHWRDPQFADYYADTLRAQPLFNAETDSMFNTFEAIYRGDNWVGQDPNLYSYYNAPDLGSNYPDTEISLEELVPLQIANIRDLREVRQDPLTDWTWDPGRDPSPTTYSIQPIMWPIPGDFSYTNSEFLSAGTNGLPLGDLNWQDSSAKDNWLANRESYMADIEAKAGEEVNIDQLAYVEAEHGEVSNGAEAETYDGFVEFFMGGSGYVEWTFELDEPASIDELVIQIRSNDADRGANLIINPDTDDEFQLTTGDDGGILFTGLTNDYDDRPDGYVVNNLTQESIDALNLEAGEHTLRWTPGWGWYTFSGVEMMSGGSSVINLTGSDATSWAGVDPSAGDDAEGWVPSGLRSVALGTGGTINYTFETMDDDSPFPAGNYFVEVYYENSGSANFPEVVVNGEDVGTFGGFQSSPNSTTSLTTYHFQLDSAGEINFSITGDDARVDYFILYSQSGGTITDIEKNEIVEGYELQQNYPNPFNPTTQISFTLPQSGNVSLAVYNVIGQRVAVLANEVLQSGQHTYSFDASNLASGMYLYRLQTDNFSSVRKMMLIK; translated from the coding sequence ATGATACATAAATACAATATCCTACTATTAATCCTTGGGGCTATTCTGTTATTGCCTTTAAAAACATTCGCACAGGAGGCGTATACAGAGTGCCCGACGGATGAGGCTGAGTGTTTAGTGGAGTGGTATGAAGGTGATGATTTTGAACCTATATCAAACGCACTTAGAAACACAATCGCAAATGATACAGACAGACCCGATGATCGCGTATATGTTTTGAGAAGTGGTGGCATGTACTTTGTAGTGGATGAAATTCTAAATGAAGATTTTCATCTGCATATTCGTGGCCAAAGAGAAGATGAGGTTGATACATATTTTGGTCCTGCAAAAATACAACTTGAAACAGATGCTGAAGGGAATACTGCCGGTAGATTATTTACCACAACGGGTGATGTTACTTTCGAAAACCTTTGGATAACTGGTCAGCACGACGCGGGTGGTACCGGAAATTACCTTCCAATTCGCATAACAGGAAATGGATCGAGAGTAGTTGTAGATAACTGTGTTTTTGAACGTAGTGATTTCTCGTTATTTGGTTTCGATAGTAGTGATAATAAGGTCTATATAACAAATAGCTTATTTAGAAATCATATCAACAGATCACAACAGTGGGAAGGACGGGGTCTTCGCTTTGAAAATGGAGCGGACTCACTTATCGTTGAGAATAATACATTTATGAACTTAGGCATGACTGTTCTTCAATCAGAAGCAGCTCCGATTAATTATGTAAGTTTCGTGCATAATACGGTTATGAATGTTGGACGAATGTTTAATGCTGGTAATTTCTTCATTGAATCTTATATCGCTAATAATTTACATATTAATCATTACTGGCATGGTGAAGGAGATGCGGATGGAATTAATAATGATCCTCCTACCCGAGATTTTCCTTATACCGGATATATAAATGTAGAGCCCCTTGGACCGGGTGCGGGCGTTACTGATGCAGGACGTAGAATTGTTTATTCACATAATGCCCATTGGAGAGATCCCCAGTTTGCGGATTATTATGCAGATACATTGAGGGCTCAACCGCTTTTCAATGCAGAAACTGACTCCATGTTTAATACTTTTGAAGCTATTTATCGTGGTGATAACTGGGTAGGGCAGGACCCTAACCTTTATAGTTACTATAACGCACCTGACCTGGGTTCAAATTATCCTGATACCGAAATATCACTGGAAGAATTGGTGCCATTACAAATCGCGAATATTCGGGATCTTCGTGAAGTTAGACAAGATCCATTAACGGATTGGACCTGGGATCCAGGTAGAGATCCTTCGCCTACCACATACAGCATACAGCCGATCATGTGGCCTATTCCGGGTGATTTCTCTTATACTAACAGCGAATTTCTATCAGCAGGTACCAATGGCTTGCCACTGGGTGATCTGAATTGGCAGGACAGTTCTGCAAAAGACAACTGGTTAGCCAACAGAGAATCTTACATGGCAGATATCGAAGCAAAAGCTGGTGAAGAAGTCAACATTGACCAGTTAGCCTATGTAGAAGCTGAACATGGTGAAGTAAGTAATGGAGCTGAAGCTGAAACCTATGATGGTTTTGTAGAGTTTTTTATGGGCGGAAGCGGGTATGTTGAGTGGACATTTGAACTCGATGAGCCTGCTTCAATTGATGAACTCGTAATTCAAATCCGAAGTAACGACGCGGATAGAGGTGCAAACCTGATAATTAATCCGGATACAGATGATGAATTTCAGCTTACTACGGGTGATGATGGAGGAATTCTATTTACAGGGTTAACAAATGATTACGATGACAGGCCAGATGGTTATGTTGTGAATAATCTAACCCAGGAATCCATTGATGCGTTAAATTTAGAAGCAGGTGAACATACGCTTCGCTGGACTCCGGGATGGGGGTGGTATACATTTTCTGGTGTGGAAATGATGTCAGGAGGCAGTTCAGTGATAAACTTAACAGGATCTGATGCCACATCCTGGGCAGGTGTGGATCCCTCAGCCGGAGATGATGCTGAAGGATGGGTCCCAAGCGGATTACGCTCAGTAGCGCTTGGCACCGGAGGAACGATTAATTATACATTTGAAACAATGGATGATGATTCTCCTTTCCCAGCCGGTAACTATTTTGTGGAAGTATATTATGAAAATAGTGGTTCTGCTAATTTCCCAGAGGTAGTGGTAAATGGAGAAGATGTTGGAACTTTTGGCGGATTCCAATCCAGTCCAAATTCAACGACAAGCTTAACCACATACCATTTTCAACTGGATTCTGCCGGAGAAATCAATTTCTCAATAACCGGTGATGATGCAAGGGTAGATTATTTTATTCTTTATTCTCAATCAGGCGGTACGATTACAGATATTGAAAAGAATGAAATCGTAGAAGGCTACGAACTACAGCAAAACTATCCGAACCCGTTTAACCCAACGACGCAGATCAGCTTTACCCTGCCGCAATCCGGCAATGTCTCGCTGGCTGTTTATAACGTCATAGGGCAGCGTGTAGCGGTTCTTGCAAATGAAGTTCTGCAAAGCGGTCAGCATACCTACTCATTTGATGCAAGCAACCTTGCATCCGGTATGTACCTCTACAGACTTCAGACAGACAATTTCTCCTCCGTGAGAAAAATGATGCTTATCAAATAA